A stretch of DNA from Cryptomeria japonica chromosome 4, Sugi_1.0, whole genome shotgun sequence:
TGCAGGAACATTATCTACAGGATTGAAAAGAATCAAGCATACAGCAACATTATCCACAGGATAGGAAAGAATCATCTACAAGATAGGAAAGAATCAAGAGAGAAACGGGAAAGAATCAATCCAAATCCAAACACTTTTTCCATCACTTCCCTGTTCACGCCTTGCCCCGCCACTGCTGCGTTGTTTATCTGTTAAAAACCAGAACATTACATCCCATAAAGTCAAACAAATACCCTTCAACGCAGCAAGATAAAACACAAACTCAAAGAGTTAAATCATATCGTTACCAGAATATCTAATCCTCCAAACATGGTTTTCAACCATTGGGCCAGATCTGAAACACTTTGGGAGCTCTGCACATCTAATATGTGGAAATGAACGTTGTCAAGTCCCGCTTCACCCAAATCTTTCATGGCAGCCAGTCCATTCTTCTCGTTGCGACACGTAAGCACAACAGTCATGCCCTTGCACGCCAGCTGGCGAACGATCTCTAAGCCTATTCCCCTATTGGCCCCTGTTTCCTCACTCCACCATTTGTGATCCTGTGAAAAACCAACATAATGTTTTTGTTAAACCTTTCACTTATGCAATCAATCGACTGAAATTAAAGCATTTCCAAATCTGCATGGAAAATAAGCGTTGCTTCTATACGAAAATGTTACCATTTTGAGGATATTGTTCGTAGCTTAAGCTAATTAAGCTCCACAAATAGATCCGGAGATCTGTTTGGATAGAGTTCGTGTAAAAGTCAAACGTAAGGGATAGTACAGACTCACGTTTCATTTGAGTTGTCTAAGTATTCACAAATAGATGGGGAGATCTGTTTGGATAGAGTTCGTGTAAAAGTCAAACTTAAGGAATAGTAGAGACTCACGTTTCATTTGAGTTGTCTAAGTATTCACAAATAGATCCGGAGATCTGTTTGGATAGAGTTCGTATAAAAGTCAAACCTAAGGGATAGTACAGACTCACATTTCATTTGAGTTGTCTAAGTATTCACAAATAGATCCAGAGATCTGTTTGGATAGAGTTCATGTAAAAGTCAAACCTAAGGGATAGTAGAGACTCACGTTTCATTTGAGTTGTCTAAATATTTGTTTCTTATCAATTATTTTTTTCACCTGAgttttatttaaatatttgtagttgtttatctttttgtatttaacTTTATTGAAGGATAAGGAATTTTAGTGCTAGGTACATGAAGtcaaataatttctttgaaacttgtTATTGTCATCTTATTAAAGTAATATTTACTACCAGGTTTTTT
This window harbors:
- the LOC131875375 gene encoding short-chain dehydrogenase/reductase 2b-like, encoding MYFSVSKQMKNATALGQGMNWEVMDKTGMDMCQLLDHKWWSEETGANRGIGLEIVRQLACKGMTVVLTCRNEKNGLAAMKDLGEAGLDNVHFHILDVQSSQSVSDLAQWLKTMFGGLDILINNAAVAGQGVNREVMEKVFGFGLILSHNVPACLIIGQCVYVPVDAL